The region ttttttttattaaagtattgtattgccccccaaaatttatacaaatcaccaatatacacttattacgggaaatgcttataaagtgcttttttccctgcacttactactgcatcaaggcttcacttcctggataacatggtgatgtcatgacccgactcccagagctgtgcgggctgtggctgctggagaggatgatggcagagagatgctcagtgtccctccagtgcccagtgtccctctgccatcatcctctccagcagccacagcccgcacagctctgggagtcgggtcatgacatcaccatgttatccaggaagtgaagccttgatgcagtagtaagtgcagggaaaaaagcactttataagcatttcccgtaataagtgtatattggtgatttgtataacttttgggtggtaatacaatactttaataaaaattttcactggacttctcctttaatgttttgCTGAAGTGTACAGTACCCTCCTTTCTTTAGAGAGATGCCGGTACAACTGTTACATTGAGAGCATACGATAAGCTTTATTCACACCTGTTTGTATAGTTCATGTGGTAGCTGTACATTTTGTGCAAGGATTTAATCCTGTTTTTTGAGCAAAATATACAGCTCCTTGAGACCATTCAAAACTGGGTGTGAATGAAGGCCTTAGCATTGGCTGGGACCTGGCAAGTTCTGCTATGTATGAATTAGATGTATGCAGCAGTCTGCAAATAAGTATTTTCCAATATTCTCAATCTAGATCCATGAAGCAGGAAAACTCATCTGCAGACGATGCAAATTACCGGTTACAGAGGTCACAGGTCGAGTTATTCAGGATGGGACAAGACGATACCGCCTATGCCATCCGTGTCTATCAGAAGCTGGTTTGGATAATGTCAACTTTGATTTTGGGGACGACCAGCCCCTAGTGCTACCACCTGAGAACGAGCGGGAGCAGCGTTGGAACTTTAAGGACGATACTAAAGAGGAGAATAGTAGAGATCGGCCAGAATCCGACCTTGTAATCCAAGAAGTAGAGGACAGCGAGGAGGAAGACTCAAAATCACGAATAAAGTGACTCCAAAATAAACTCCAAAGAACTGACATTAGTTTACTCCTCCTCACCCTCATGAATTGCGAGTTACGGCGTTAACACCTATTTAGTGTTGTGATATCTATGTCCATGGTTTTTACCATTTAGAGTAattgtgcacacttttttttctttagtaaCAGCAGTATCATATCTTGGGAGAATTACACCATTACAATGGACGGATTCCAGTTTTCCTCCTGGATGATACAGTTTGGTGGAAATAACTATTCCCTTTCTTGTAAATATGTggtcatagcccccccccccccccccccagacaccacACCTGGCACTATGTGAAATACTCCTCTGCATGTTAAATATTTCTGAAAGTGTAATTGTAATGAAGGATTATAATTTTTACGAACACCTCGTGTTGTTTGACTGATGTTCCGCACTGATGTGTATTGCCACAAACAGCTGCCTATGGGATTCAATATAACTGTAATTAAAATAGGTTTATTATAGGTTAAGTTTCAGTGCAAACAGCAAGTGCCTAAGTATAGtccactatacagtacagatcaatTTCCCACCCTGCGCATACATTCTATTTTCCCAACCAGGTTATAAAAGTTCAGAAGGTAAGGCATCTCCGTCCTTGGCCAGTAGTGTCTCATCTGGATCCTCATTAGATATCTTAGAGGATAATTCTAGTAAACTTCAAATATCAATAATGACAAAAACCTCAGGCTTTTCCTCTTCATAGATCTGCATGGCAGAATACGTAATAGCTTTCACTTCTGtgccctagaaaaaaaaaaaaaaaaaaaaaaaaaagacagcttcATCTTGATACTAAGCTACTTCATATTCATGCACTAAGTATGACTTACatagtacattactatagatggCATATGGGAAGGGAGAAGAGGTTACTAATGCAGTGGTATTGCTACGTTCTGTACCAGCAGAAGTAAAACAGTAGCACAAGCAAGGAGGAGACTACACTAGACTAAAGGGAGAGGGAAATTGGGTACAAGATGCAACAAATTGTACATACAGCAACACAAAGTCTGTGTCGGGTGTAGGAGGGACCCCCATGAATTTGAGAATGAGGACCCCAAAATCCATCCAGTCTGTTTGgccgctccatagagaatgaataaagtcATGATGCCCCCAACAGTCtgaccccctgacccccagcatgTTATAATGTTTAGGGTGAGTTGACACTTCATCTGCTGGGGAacagatgcctttgtgtgcatccacttttctattgaattccattataataataaagaatgaaaacccattttttttttagcatacacaaaggCATGGTTCACCAcaattttgtgtacgctaaaaaaactgatgtgtttttaACCTTTAATGGAAATCAATAGAAAAACGTATACACACACAAATCCGTTTTTTCCAATAAACGGACAGCAAAatgcagtgtgacccccccccaagcATCAATGTTAACATGCTGGGTGCTTCAGATTGTAAACAATTTGTCTAACAAAGTAAAGTAAAATTTACCTGGGGGTGTTTGGCTAAGCTAAATTCTTCTCCCcacctgtaaaaaaataaaaatttgaactCAAAAGGCTAAAATGTGAAACGCCCACATTTCCTGTATTTCACCTTGACCAGTTGATACTAGAGATGAACTGAGCAGGGTATTAAACTGcattactgatcaatgctatgatgATCGCTCTCTACTTGCTGCAATCAATTGTGCTTCATATAATGTGGACTCCGCTCCATATGCAATGGCCACTGAgttctcccccccaaaaaaagaaggtGTATCAATGTTGTTAAGAGGTTAACCTTTCATCCACCTGATTATATAGTAGACATTACTTTATgggaatccacatagaaaacctctcctgctcaggacagttcttgtatcaaccagagatgtcagcagagagcactgtatcagactgaaaataaactaacatttcctgcattacatacagcagctgataagtatgggaggacttgattttttttttatagaagtaaattacaaatctatataactttctgatatcagttgatttaaaagaaaaagattttcgcaagATTTAAGCAAAGAGATAACTTACCCAATAGAACGGATCTTGAAACTCATTCTGTCTATGTGTAGCACTTTTACCTCCTAAATAAATAGAAATGGTTACTCTCTAGTACAGAGTACACAATAAATAATCAGagtagatttatttttatttgttgcagaaatttctccATGCGAAAAATTTTTCCATTCATCTAAATAGGGATGTTTCTTCGATGTGTACAAaaatttttgcaaaaccaattcaGGAGAAAACAAATCTGccttatatataaatgtatacccAAAGGACTTTACTGTCAGAAAACCCAGATCCGTAGTGCTCAGGAGGAGTATTTCCTGGTCTGgaaaattaaagtgaatgtaccagctttaaagtgactctgtactagtgatgtcacgataccagaattttgagttcgataccgataccagctgttttattttgatactcaataccatttcaatactaaagtttaaaaaaaaaaaaactgtaaaaatacaaatataatgccccccccccagactgcagatatgtgcacaacacctcccagcatgcctctatgtgcagaaggaggtatgctgggagttgttgtgtacaaggaggtatgctgggagtggttgtgtacaaggaggtatgctgggagttgttgtgtacaaggaggtatgctgggagttgttgtgtacaaggaggtatgctgggagttgtgtcaggaggctgctgctgtacAACTGCAGCTCCCAACATaactctttgtgcactacaactcccaccaatcagctagttattcaGTTTCCTATATTTTGGGAGACCCCTTTGAGTTTGTGGAGGCTGCAATGCAGTTATTGCCCACAAggtatttaaatatgtaaaaaccTGCAACAAGTAACCATACTgcagcatgtgaacacagccgCAACTGGCCAGTAACTTGTGTCATaagaattacagcaaatgatctGGATATTTATAGGAttgttatatatattgtaagtgtctgtatatattgtggcaCTGCAGCAGGTCTATGCACAGCACCAGGGTTGGCACAATGTACATGGGGGGAGACCGCCACAGAATATTCAGACACTACAATGCCatagatagagggggcagagagagaaaagagagagagacagagagagttagataggagacagagagaaagaggaaatagatagatactgtagatagattgattgatttatatgagatagatagataggagatacagggcactcacactgactgatggacacaaGAAGAGTGGAGATAAGCCTCCACCGGCTTACAGCACAGGGAGAGGGTCCTGGACACTGCACGGGGAGGCTGTGGAGGAGGGAGTAGACACACAGGCCGGGCAGAGGTCACCACACTGCCCGGGAAGCACGGCCTGTGCTATGGAGACCGCTGTGCAGCTGCCTTACATACAGAGCAGTGATTGATGTCCTGACGACCTGTCCGGGCTATCGGGCGGCTGCAGCGTTCTCTTCAGGCCCCCTGCATCCCGGTCAGTGTGATGACATGTGATTTCCCCTGGACGCTGTCTGCACTGCAATGCCGTTCTTAATAAAATGAAGGCTGCACAGCTGGCACCGTGTGACAGGGTAATCTGTAGGTTACATCCCCCTATAGCCAGAGCCGATCACCTCCACTGATGTCCACACTGATCCAGACAGCCCCGGCCTCTTCCacctcacagctcagctacatatatagtggccgcatctcctcctcctcagcggggccgctccatatgcaggagACTCGTGCTGCCTATGGAGCGgctcgggaaggggttaaatgccgctgtcaggtgtgacagcggcacgtacactgtaaaatagccggcactagcgatcgctgtgtgccggctatttgaatttgccgccgccgggagagcagagaaggtgactgcagggggcggcacacagagaacacggccggcgctcagctagccgccagccgtgttctctgctctatactttatattaagctgtgtTATTAGGCAGcataatataaagtatcgataccaggaaatcctggtaccgaaccgtatttttgcccgaaatatcgatagtagtatcgatatttcggtgcatcgtgcatccctactctgtacccacaatctgccccccccaaacctcttgtaccttcggatagctgcttttaatccaagatctgtcctggggtccgtttggcaggtgatgcagttattgtcctaaaaaaactacttttaaactggcaggcccgtgccctacgggagtggccaggattgtgtgtgcattaggctgccggaatgctctaggcagattgcctactattcgtcagctgtgtcagcacgacacataggctggatcgttaaggcacctgtgcaatgttcagcaaaatgttccagtggcattcctaatgatgaagagggcggggaggagggacggaggggtggtgcaaagttagggcagatACGCCTGTAGGggacggggctgtaagtttaaaagttgttttttcagacaataactgcatcacctgccgaacggaccgcaggacagatattggattaaaagcagctatccgatggtacaagtggtttggggggggtcagattgtgggtacagagtcgctttaagatctttacatgAATAAACTGGCGCCGATGTGGGGATGTTGAAGCCGCGATCCTTGTTTTTAAAAAACGCAGCTCGGTTCCTGCATATGGCGCTGGGCTGTTCGCAGTCACCATCTCAGCCTAAAGCAATGGGggcgaaaccccctcccctctgtgacatggctccattgattataatgaagccatgtcacagaggggagggcagaacgtcacGCTTGGGGCGGgaaggcccacctccagtgcttcaggccgggctggtgaccaggaatagaccagcgctgtgcgCGGTAATTGggccacaatttaaaaaaaaggaccgccgcaccgcaatccctgtgccggcatcAGTCTATTTATATAATGATCTTAAAGCGAAgtagctgctggtacattcactttaaaaaaagcGCCACCTAATGAAAGCCCCACACTTTTGGAAGCTCGAACAATTACAGATGCCCACCCCCATACCTGTCTGGAATTCCAGTTGCTCACAATGGGCTTATTGGTGCTGCAATTCCAGATAAAAATAGGACATTCTATTTTTCCCCGGAATGGACACATTTCAGTAAAAACACTGAAGGTTGTACATGGCCAATAGACCACAACGGGTCTGGAAATTTATCAGTATTTCCAGATCAGAAAATGCTGATAAACCTCACAGTCGCGTACATGAGGCCCGATTTACTTTATCATGGAATACTCACCCGAGGTATGAAGAACTGATCAGCACTGAACTTATACAGCCACTCGTCTAAGAAGTTATACAGTAAGGATAGCAAATCACTCCCTAACAAAAAGAGGGACATTAAAAATCACAATTTATAAAAAGTCAATACATTCTCTAGCATTCTACCGTCTACCGGCAGATCGGCCGTCTGGGAGCAGGGCAGTGCTTCAAGTGGCCTTACCATATGGAGCACTGCATTAAAACTACATGGGAcaagcgctgaggatgaaggtaagagacaaactTTCATCCTCTCAGCCCTAAACACTATaagcagctatcagcaggttagattcttctaccTTGATGACAGTTTCCCTGATCAAATATGCTAATCAGCTCCTTAGAAGCACTGGAGGGGTTCTTGGCCTCACACAGCACCTCCTTCTGAGTCAAGTTTAAACAGCCGCAGCTCCTGCCTTTCTCCCCCAGCTGGGAGACACCTCCCCGGCATGCCCACCCCACTTAGTGGTCTGCCAATCCAGCACTTACTCTTCTTTGAGTGCCCCTGATGAATACATATAGAAGGTAGCACTGAAAAAGGCGTCGGGTGGACCTAGAGGGTGCTCTGTGGTGCCAAGGAAAGCCCCCTCTGCTTCAGCAGGTTAGTTTGCACACACttactaatagtttccctttagggtatattcacacgaacgggctcgcaacgagattctcgctgcgagcccggcaggtcctggcagttcccatacactacatacttgccgcggtctaaacgaccgcagcgagtatgtaattctaccgcccttaaccccttctgctcccggccggctcccccgctgtaagcatacattacctgtcttcgctgcacgggtccggcgtcctgctctcccgtccggccaatcagtggctgcggctgggcaacacactaattggccggacgtgagagcaggacgccggaccagtgcagcgaggacaggtaatgtatgcttacagcgggggagccggccgggagcagaaggggttaagggcggcagaattacatactcgctgcggtcgtttagaccgcagcaagtatgtagtgtatgggaactgccaggatctgccgggctcgcagcgagaatctcgctgcgcgcccgttcgtgtgaatatacccttaaagaggttatttggtgctagaaaaacatggccactttcttccagagacagcactactcttttctccagttcaggtgtggtttgcaattaagctccattcacttcaatggaaccgagttgcaaaaacctgaacccaaactggagacatgagtggtcccatctttggaagaaagtggcccatGTTCTTGTAGTGCTAGATAAATCCCTTATAGGttaaatgtttaaaataaaaCCCAAAAGTCTTGCACAACGACTGAAAGGTTCTTTCGAAACAATTAACATTCTGGGGCTACATATCTGTAATTTGTCAAGAGTTGGGGGACAGATTTCGGTGGTCAATCTATAACTGTGAGCAATTTACATTGACCCATTGACGGAAATGGGTGATCCGTGACGTAACTACGTATCACGGCCCTTTAAAGGATCTGCAACTACTATGGATGTGTATATGGGGCCATGGAAATCAATAGGTCTGCAATTGCAAACACACTATGCAGATCTGTGTAACTGTATAAGACTGATTGATAAACCTCCTTTATTGATTAACGTGTAACACAATTCTTACCTTCTGTTTCCACCTCGACTGTATCTAAAGGCTCTACTGTCTCTATATCGGTCATGTAGCCGAACATGGCCATTGCACATTGTTCAAATGCTTCCTCCAAAGTCTCACCCCAAGCATGAAGCCTGCAGAAAAGCATGACCACCTGCCCATTAGTCAAGTGTTGTACACCAAGGCATTAGAGATACATGTTCCCTGAAATACATTGTTGCCTTTACTAGATTCTCTATAACAAGTAgaaacttaaagggtcactgttgttttattttttttcttttgcagtaatcaatagtccaggtgattttaagaaactttgttattgggtttattaggcaaatatgtcattatctgcattcaaaagactttcaccaggtcccccctccctcctctctctcattcactgcttattatcaggaaatctcaactcatcagtcggccctgtgtaacctatggagaggggaggggagagaaggaaggagcaagattagttgccagcagagaacaaaggattacacagcgggagctgtgtaaaagccggGATTCAGAGGtctgtgctgacttcagaggagatagcccggtgatgtagctgtaaattaactttgttgtcctgttttggtgcctcatctccctccacccctcccccaattaaagtttctaaaaatcacctgtactgcaaaaaaataaataaataataataataataataaaataagtgacactttaaagttcatCGCTACAATCTCATTTATGCCCAGATGCTTTGCTGATCCTTCTCCTTTATGAAATACAATGCAGAGCTGGCTGGGTGGTCTACATACAACACAGCTACCACCTACAGGCAATCACCTCGCTCCTATATGTTTGAGGTTGTCTCCAGATcccaagcagcagtgtatacttaccatccgtgcTTCTTGTGATCCTGCATCTGGTTCTCTGTCCGCTGCTAGAACTTCAGACCCCGCCTCCCCCAGCATGACTGACAGGTGGAGGAGGcggagcctgaagatacagccagatACAGGATCACAAGCAgtcaggatggtaagtatacactgctgcttgtgatctggaaactgacagcacagatatatacatctatatacatatctgtgctgtatgACCGATACAAGGATCGTTCATGAAGTCCATCTGCTGGATTTCTTTTGCCGTGTAAAGGCACAGCAAATGATGTGCGGCCCCACGGAcgagaaatctgtgtgtgtagggccctattacacgggagcgTTAATCACTCCATGTACGATCAgtcaatgaaacgatcatcggctgatcgttggtttaggtttcgACCTAAAATCGTCTAGCAATTTGCGgccgacgattgcccaaacacctgataccttttCTCTCCCGACTCCCGGTCTCTTCTCCTGTGTTCCGCAGCTTCCCGATCCTGGCGGCTGCCGCCAGAGCTGGGAAGCTGcagaacacaggagagaagaacgggtttcaggtgtttgggcaagggctgcatggacatcactaacgatgtccatgcagcccttgctgcctgattatcacgctgtctaataggtccagtgaacgaacaccgatctagcagatctgcattGGTTTACCAAAAAAGGACCCTTATACTAAGCACCTAGATAATGACAAGTGGCTATAAACATTCAGTACGACTCCTGTCTAGTGATCAGCAGTAAGATCAGTGATCAGCAGTACTGGAGCCTATTACCCATCATCAATGACTATAAGTAtatagagagaacagctcacacacaggaGGCTCTGCTGCCAGACATAAGAGTAGGGATAGAATACCGTCACCATACACCTGCATGTCTACTAGGCGTAACATAGGGAAACATACTGTACGTCCGCGGTGTGATCCAGATCTGAAAGACACAAGGGTGAATAGAGTGAGTAGAGAACCGCATGGCACCATACACACGTGCAGCTCAGGGCCATAGCCGCCACCTACATTCATGTTTCTTCACCACCGCCGGGTACTTGGCTTTCACGGCCACCTGCTCCTCTGTAGGAGTGTAGTAGCGATCATCCATAGCTCACAGCGCAGGGAGCGGGCTTCCGGGTAGTGACGTCATTTCCGGTCCGGGTCCTTCACTTCCGGGTCAGTCCCGATCTCTTTGTAGGTTGTTATCTCTGTTCAGTTTTATACGGGAAATCCTGTCACTAATCCCTATAGTCCCTACATATACCCCATCCAGATTTTGTATCTTTTGCTTCCTTAGtatagggatgggaaacctttggccctccagctgttgcaaaactacaattcccatcatgcccggacagccaaagcttcgctttggctgtccgggcatgatgggaattgtagttttgcaacagctggagggccaaaggtttcccatcccggCCTTACACCAGTTTTCTTCATTTTCTGTCTCTCCagcacaactacagctcccatcatggagagccacaggttggagaacactttCTGCTTTACTACATTGTCGCACATTGAACCACcaaggtccctttgcggtatgggatttagacactacccATTTTTTATGGGCCAGTTTATTATTTAGCGCCATTTTTTCTGTGATACATTAGGTTTTATTCAAAGtcatttttaattttaataaattgttatttttttctaaaatcaagaaaaaaaaaaaaaatgaaggaaaCTGACAtcagcatttaaagggattatccagcgctactaaaacatggccacttttacccctctcttgtctccagattggctggggtttggaactcagttccattgaagtaaatggagcttaaaggggttatccagcgctacaaaaacataattCACAAATAATTGAGTCCTATGGAACTTTCATAatctctgtaccggaagttccatagggctccattataaatcCGTCAAccactactttagcagtgagacgaCATGAAGAGGCTGAGGGCGTGCTGCTATGTGCATCTGCCCCTTTATTCTAACGATCGGCGGAGGGTCTCACACCCTGGACCCTGACTGGTACAAActgctgacatgtcactatgtttaaatgataggtaccctttaaatggctcccccccccccattgttggtggtatagtggcagGATCACCACCCCCAtgatgcgatcgtggaggggtgATCCCTGCTTCTAGCcagatgctgatcctggctcagcactCCATTGCTCTAGGCTCCAGCTGCCTATAGTAatggaacactgatctcatggatcaatgcagtatgtactgcattgatctctatgagagatcagtatagttaacatagaagtcccccagggggactttaaactacagactaaaaaaaataagtttccattaataaaaatatcCCATCCCTTAATATAcatttaaatcacccccattttcccattttataaataaaaataaatgaataaacatatttggtatcgctgcatgcgtaaaCGCCAAGCTATTAAATTTtcactgatctcgcacggtaaccAGCATAAGCactaaaaaaaaagccaaagtgcaaaattgctgatttttggtcgcatcaaatccagaaaaattgtaataaaaagccatcagaaagtcgcatatatgtaaacaaggtacagatagaaagtacagatcatggcacaaaaagtgACACATcccacagtcccatagaccaaaggataaacgttataaggatggtaatagagcgaacatctaattttttttaaaaaagctttaattttttaaaagccatgaaataaaataaaagttgtataaattgcctatcattgtaactgtactgacttgaggaacataaataacatgtcaattttaccatagggcaaatggcataaacacaaaaccccctgaaataaaaaaaacaaaacatgttttATGGAATAATTAAGTCCttctttgcaaagtacaactggtgtctgaaaaataagggctcatgcgtaACCGTAAATATGTTGTTGCAAACTTGCGGTCTAGCTGTGAGAGATCCGACAAagctattttatttattaaacatTTACTGGAAGTGGGTGGTAGTTGGAATGCCAAATTGTTGCCAAT is a window of Dendropsophus ebraccatus isolate aDenEbr1 chromosome 5, aDenEbr1.pat, whole genome shotgun sequence DNA encoding:
- the ZBTB8OS gene encoding protein archease isoform X2 yields the protein MLFCRLHAWGETLEEAFEQCAMAMFGYMTDIETVEPLDTVEVETEGSDLLSLLYNFLDEWLYKFSADQFFIPREVKVLHIDRMSFKIRSIGWGEEFSLAKHPQGTEVKAITYSAMQIYEEEKPEVFVIIDI
- the ZBTB8OS gene encoding protein archease isoform X1, yielding MDDRYYTPTEEQVAVKAKYPAVVKKHEYLDHTADVQLHAWGETLEEAFEQCAMAMFGYMTDIETVEPLDTVEVETEGSDLLSLLYNFLDEWLYKFSADQFFIPREVKVLHIDRMSFKIRSIGWGEEFSLAKHPQGTEVKAITYSAMQIYEEEKPEVFVIIDI